Proteins encoded by one window of Hafnia alvei:
- a CDS encoding cold shock domain-containing protein — protein sequence MTKKTGQVKWFNESKGFGFIEQHDGGKDVFVHFSAIASEGFKTLAEGQRVEYTIQDSPRGPAAANVVAL from the coding sequence ATGACTAAGAAGACCGGTCAGGTAAAATGGTTTAACGAAAGCAAAGGCTTCGGTTTCATCGAACAGCACGACGGCGGTAAAGATGTATTCGTACATTTCTCTGCTATCGCTAGCGAAGGTTTCAAAACTCTGGCCGAAGGCCAGCGTGTAGAATACACCATTCAGGACAGCCCGCGCGGGCCGGCTGCTGCGAATGTTGTTGCTCTGTAA
- a CDS encoding cold-shock protein, whose protein sequence is MTLKMGLVKWYSQSEGFGIISPLDGGNDIYVNRSGIANSRKKLLTEGQRVEFSTYLGSRGLTAEDVIAY, encoded by the coding sequence ATGACACTGAAAATGGGTCTCGTAAAATGGTACAGCCAGTCTGAAGGCTTCGGTATTATCTCTCCACTGGATGGTGGAAATGATATCTACGTTAATCGTTCAGGCATTGCTAATTCACGCAAAAAATTACTGACAGAAGGTCAGCGCGTTGAATTCTCAACTTACCTAGGTAGTCGCGGTCTCACCGCAGAAGACGTCATCGCCTACTGA
- a CDS encoding molybdopterin cofactor-binding domain-containing protein — MSAPSTSSSIRRVDGLAKVTGTAVYGNDITLPGMLYGVCRYADIAAGKIDKLDLSEALAIPGVVKIATYQDIPGEPVVGIMVKDYLPIIKDEVVFHGDVIAVIAAETYEAACLAADKIHISYTPYAPITDVEHALEPDARLIHPERGNNIAAHHHTIKGDIDAGFSASAHILEREYEVGFQEHAYIEPEVVLTWLDPTERHLIISGSIQNPHRVRSFVARFMGCPQGHINIKRAVMGGSFGGKDDIIDHLACRSALLTTLTGRPVKFCYTREHSILESCKRHPYKMKYKVGLDDSGQILAMKVDILADSGGYAASTPFVTWRSSVQAAGPYRIPNIRIDVTGVYTNNSYTSAMRGFGSPQVVYANESLMDEIAEYLKISPVDIRQINALKQGDASITGQVFDKHTVSALEVLSKAVTSAEFDSKRQHYAQLNQQGGVYRYGIGLALSYRGCSIGAEGVDTSTALVQVNEDGSVNIATSVSENGQGLQTTMSLIAAEAFGIPLSEIMFSEPPTSVIGDGGSTAATRGTLVGGGAILDAAVKIKQRILGVVGDALGTKELDNTLWANGFISNKNNPSQTIDFKTAVNKTKWASVSLTEYGWFVPPPIHWDEEKGTGSPYFTWVYGCQIAEVRVNTSTGKTDLLHVTAAHDVGHIINPVGFNGQVSGGIAQGFGYALLEDFNIENGQVKSENFDTYLLPTIKDIPEITIIGVENPDQAGPLGAKGIGEPATELAAAAINNALSFALNARFNKLPLTLEQVILGYNLKKPARQSELMVETDNKKQVLRLTDVTVTRAKTLPEALALLAQDDVSIIAGGTDVIVQGRLQTKAMNLIDISRIPELTQITEDNGAVVIGAAVTFNRIVEHELIRERYPLLAQACKTVGSNQIRNRATIGGNMVNAAPCGDSLPPSIIYDAQIELQSLDGARRMPLCEFLQSGYKTQRKPNELMTKVILPPPLNPRPHAFYHQLGRRNALNITRQSLTCLIACDADGIVNYCRLVDGALFSKPQRLLDIERCLLGHRLTQETIDLASQLLEKLIYAAIGKRWSAAYKQPVFINMFRDMMVEATDSLYQSELA, encoded by the coding sequence ATGAGTGCGCCAAGCACCTCATCATCAATCCGTCGCGTTGATGGACTGGCAAAAGTCACTGGAACAGCCGTCTACGGCAATGACATTACCCTACCCGGAATGTTGTATGGCGTGTGCCGCTATGCCGATATTGCCGCAGGCAAAATTGATAAACTCGATCTTAGTGAAGCATTAGCGATTCCAGGCGTCGTCAAGATCGCAACATATCAAGATATCCCCGGCGAACCCGTCGTTGGCATCATGGTGAAAGACTACCTCCCTATTATTAAAGATGAAGTCGTTTTTCACGGTGACGTAATTGCGGTTATCGCCGCAGAAACCTACGAAGCCGCCTGTCTGGCAGCAGACAAAATTCATATTTCTTATACGCCTTACGCGCCCATTACCGACGTTGAGCATGCACTAGAACCCGATGCGCGGCTTATTCATCCGGAAAGAGGGAATAACATCGCGGCGCATCACCACACGATTAAAGGCGATATCGATGCAGGATTCTCCGCCAGTGCACATATTCTTGAACGCGAATATGAAGTTGGTTTTCAGGAACATGCTTACATTGAGCCTGAAGTGGTGCTCACTTGGCTCGATCCCACCGAACGCCATTTGATTATCTCCGGTTCAATCCAAAATCCACATCGTGTACGCAGCTTTGTCGCAAGATTTATGGGTTGCCCACAAGGACATATCAATATTAAGCGCGCGGTGATGGGCGGCTCGTTTGGTGGTAAAGACGATATTATCGATCATCTTGCCTGCCGCTCTGCGCTACTAACAACGCTGACGGGCAGACCGGTTAAATTTTGTTATACCCGCGAGCACTCAATTTTAGAAAGCTGCAAGCGCCATCCCTATAAAATGAAATATAAGGTCGGGCTGGATGATTCGGGCCAGATCTTAGCCATGAAGGTCGATATCCTCGCCGACAGCGGAGGGTATGCAGCTTCAACACCTTTCGTCACCTGGAGAAGCTCGGTTCAGGCTGCTGGGCCTTATCGCATCCCTAATATTCGTATCGATGTAACCGGCGTATACACCAACAACAGCTATACCTCTGCCATGAGAGGTTTTGGCTCACCACAGGTGGTATATGCCAACGAATCATTAATGGACGAAATCGCCGAGTATTTAAAGATATCCCCCGTCGATATCCGCCAAATTAACGCGTTAAAACAAGGTGATGCGTCGATTACTGGACAAGTTTTTGACAAGCATACCGTATCCGCCCTTGAGGTTTTAAGTAAAGCGGTTACCTCAGCTGAGTTTGATAGCAAGCGCCAGCATTATGCTCAACTCAATCAACAAGGTGGCGTTTATCGCTATGGTATTGGACTGGCCCTCAGCTACCGAGGATGCTCTATTGGTGCCGAAGGTGTCGATACTTCAACCGCACTGGTGCAGGTGAACGAAGACGGCAGCGTAAACATCGCGACTTCCGTATCTGAGAATGGCCAAGGGCTACAGACCACCATGTCGCTCATCGCCGCAGAGGCTTTTGGCATTCCACTGTCTGAAATCATGTTTAGCGAACCACCCACCTCCGTGATTGGTGACGGCGGTTCTACCGCCGCAACACGTGGAACGCTCGTCGGCGGCGGCGCGATCCTTGACGCTGCGGTTAAAATTAAGCAACGCATTTTAGGCGTTGTAGGTGACGCGCTGGGCACGAAAGAATTAGATAATACGCTGTGGGCAAACGGGTTTATCAGCAACAAAAATAACCCATCACAAACGATAGATTTCAAAACAGCCGTGAACAAAACCAAATGGGCTAGCGTGAGTCTGACCGAATATGGTTGGTTTGTACCACCGCCGATTCACTGGGACGAGGAAAAAGGAACCGGTAGCCCTTATTTCACTTGGGTTTATGGCTGCCAAATTGCCGAGGTGCGCGTCAACACCAGCACAGGGAAAACGGATCTTCTCCACGTCACGGCTGCACACGATGTGGGTCATATTATTAATCCGGTGGGTTTCAATGGGCAGGTCAGCGGCGGAATAGCGCAAGGGTTTGGTTATGCGTTACTTGAAGATTTCAACATTGAAAACGGACAGGTTAAGTCAGAAAACTTTGATACCTATCTACTGCCAACCATTAAAGATATCCCTGAAATTACTATTATCGGCGTAGAAAACCCCGATCAAGCAGGCCCTCTCGGCGCTAAAGGCATCGGAGAACCCGCCACTGAATTAGCCGCAGCGGCCATTAACAACGCCCTTAGCTTTGCCTTGAACGCTCGCTTCAACAAACTGCCGCTGACCCTTGAGCAGGTTATTTTAGGTTATAACCTCAAAAAACCTGCTCGACAAAGTGAGTTAATGGTTGAAACCGATAACAAAAAACAGGTTTTGCGTTTAACTGATGTCACAGTTACACGAGCCAAAACGCTGCCGGAGGCCTTAGCGTTGCTTGCTCAAGATGACGTTAGCATTATTGCTGGCGGCACCGATGTTATCGTTCAAGGACGTTTACAGACCAAGGCCATGAATCTTATTGATATATCGCGCATACCTGAATTGACGCAGATTACCGAAGATAACGGCGCTGTCGTCATTGGTGCGGCGGTGACATTTAACCGTATCGTCGAGCACGAATTGATTCGAGAACGCTATCCCCTGCTCGCACAAGCATGCAAAACGGTTGGTTCAAACCAAATTCGTAACCGCGCCACTATCGGCGGCAATATGGTTAACGCCGCCCCCTGTGGTGATTCATTGCCTCCTTCAATTATCTATGATGCCCAAATTGAGCTGCAGTCGCTTGATGGCGCACGACGCATGCCGCTGTGCGAGTTCCTACAGTCAGGATATAAAACACAGCGTAAGCCTAATGAGCTGATGACTAAGGTCATATTGCCACCACCGCTAAACCCAAGGCCACACGCTTTCTATCATCAGTTGGGGCGTAGAAATGCGCTGAACATCACTCGTCAGAGCCTAACCTGCCTAATTGCTTGTGACGCAGATGGCATAGTGAACTATTGCCGTTTAGTCGATGGAGCGTTGTTTAGCAAACCACAGCGGCTTCTCGATATCGAACGCTGTTTACTAGGCCACCGACTCACACAGGAAACAATCGATCTCGCCAGCCAGCTGTTAGAAAAGCTGATTTATGCCGCTATCGGCAAGCGCTGGTCAGCCGCCTACAAACAACCCGTGTTTATTAATATGTTCCGCGACATGATGGTGGAAGCCACCGATTCTCTCTATCAATCAGAGCTGGCATAA
- the lpxK gene encoding tetraacyldisaccharide 4'-kinase, protein MIERIWSGQSPLYLLLLPLSWLYGLVSGIRQFFYRMGWLKSWKAPCPVIVVGNLTAGGNGKTPVVIWLVEQLQTRGFRVGVVSRGYGGRSDHYPLLLNSETSTAQAGDEPVLIYQRTGASVAVAPKRSDAVKALLQHSAVDVIITDDGLQHYALARDVELVVVDGVRRFGNGWWLPAGPMRERAGRLRRVDAVITNGGEATTGEIPMMLVGRILVNIHTGERCAADSLAPAVAMAGIGHPPRFFATLSQLGTQVVNAVAFADHQEYDLKTLSALTPKGQPLLMTEKDAVKCRKFAQPNWWYLPVNAEIPAEQGNELLAKITNLIKTNRYFSNANK, encoded by the coding sequence ATGATTGAGCGCATCTGGTCTGGGCAATCGCCTTTATACCTGCTCCTGTTACCGCTCTCTTGGCTGTATGGCCTAGTGAGCGGTATTCGCCAATTTTTTTATCGCATGGGTTGGTTAAAAAGCTGGAAAGCACCTTGCCCTGTGATTGTGGTCGGTAACTTAACTGCGGGTGGCAATGGTAAAACACCCGTGGTTATTTGGCTGGTTGAACAATTACAGACTCGTGGTTTTCGCGTGGGCGTCGTGTCGCGTGGCTATGGTGGGCGCTCGGATCATTACCCTCTATTATTGAATAGTGAAACGTCAACGGCGCAAGCGGGAGACGAGCCCGTTCTCATTTATCAACGAACGGGGGCTTCAGTTGCCGTTGCGCCTAAGCGTAGTGATGCCGTAAAAGCCTTGCTTCAGCATTCGGCAGTAGATGTCATCATCACCGATGACGGACTACAGCATTATGCGCTGGCACGTGATGTTGAACTGGTTGTCGTGGATGGCGTTCGTCGATTTGGCAATGGCTGGTGGTTACCTGCTGGCCCAATGCGGGAGCGAGCAGGGCGTTTACGTCGTGTTGATGCCGTTATCACTAACGGTGGAGAGGCCACGACGGGTGAAATACCCATGATGCTAGTTGGACGTATTTTAGTGAATATACATACTGGTGAACGCTGTGCTGCCGATAGTTTAGCTCCGGCTGTTGCAATGGCGGGAATAGGGCATCCTCCCCGCTTTTTTGCCACTCTGAGCCAATTGGGTACGCAAGTCGTCAACGCAGTCGCATTTGCCGATCACCAAGAATATGATCTGAAGACATTAAGTGCGTTGACACCGAAAGGACAGCCGCTGTTAATGACTGAAAAAGACGCGGTAAAATGCCGCAAATTTGCTCAGCCTAATTGGTGGTATCTGCCCGTTAATGCAGAAATCCCAGCTGAACAAGGGAATGAATTGTTAGCAAAAATTACGAATTTGATTAAAACTAATCGTTATTTTTCAAATGCTAATAAATAA
- a CDS encoding DNA internalization-related competence protein ComEC/Rec2: MTWDESIHCAALGCLPLIFFPSLPAKYYAYGALPVALLFFCICSGRFRKIAFVILGLAWGIACAENVLAPLDYDISRPVNLTGNVISVALGVLSPQDKVTFRVSTVNGQDVKERFDITLYWNSERYSFCAGQRWAITARLRPVHGRLNQGGYDAQRTSVGHHIVLQGMPTAYQRLSIGCGWRQQIISRSVKAIPDTSSKAIIVALAFGERALLTREQNSLFRLNGLSHLLAISGLHIALAAMLGWCVARAIQLCFPLRWINPYFPMAMMMGVGWVYVWLAGVNPPAIRVGVAMLLISGYGVWGKFIPPKKYLLNVVCLMVVWDPLVLLSDSFWLSVMAVSSLLFWYWLAPLPSSLQMQKRFFWLKLLHLQFGIALCLMPVQIYLFHGISGGALWANFFAVPLVTYLVVPLILVGIGSCWWNDPLGAWHAAGYLLDVMQWGLTSVPTLWTDSSTGGLWISLSFLTLFVMNFSFSKAGLPLWCVVQAVSYLWIFSAKKSDDIELRVHMLDVGHGLAVLIERRGNAILYDTGNKWDGGDIATSEIIPYLNWHGLNLDGMVISHSDSDHSGGRYSLSHAFPLAWVRSPDPRDFSCHIGSDWVWQGVRFTVLWPPHQIAVPKNNDSCVVMVAVGERKMLLTGDIETEAETQLVQRWRKQLKAGILQVPHHGSNTSSSSLLLRTVEPNEAISSSARFSQWHFPSPKVTARYRAQNIHWHDTAHAGEVIMTAKADNWRINELKTQLNPRWYHGWFGVRSHNE; the protein is encoded by the coding sequence ATGACATGGGATGAGAGTATTCATTGTGCTGCGCTAGGCTGCCTGCCGTTAATATTTTTTCCTAGCTTGCCCGCAAAATATTATGCCTATGGGGCCTTGCCGGTTGCGTTGCTGTTTTTTTGTATTTGTTCTGGACGCTTTCGAAAAATTGCATTTGTAATACTGGGGCTAGCATGGGGGATCGCTTGCGCGGAGAACGTACTAGCACCTTTGGACTATGATATTTCTCGGCCTGTCAATTTGACGGGAAACGTTATAAGCGTAGCGCTTGGCGTTTTATCGCCACAGGACAAGGTAACGTTTCGCGTTTCTACGGTTAATGGCCAAGATGTGAAAGAGAGATTCGATATCACCTTATATTGGAACTCAGAACGCTACTCATTTTGCGCTGGGCAGCGGTGGGCGATAACCGCGCGCTTGCGCCCCGTTCATGGACGTCTCAACCAAGGCGGATACGACGCACAACGAACATCAGTCGGGCATCATATTGTTTTGCAAGGCATGCCGACGGCTTACCAACGGCTGTCTATTGGCTGTGGTTGGCGACAACAAATTATAAGCAGATCGGTAAAAGCAATACCGGATACATCTTCTAAGGCCATTATCGTTGCATTAGCTTTTGGTGAAAGAGCGCTACTTACGCGCGAGCAGAATTCACTTTTTCGCTTAAATGGTTTGTCTCATTTGCTAGCCATTTCTGGTTTACACATTGCTTTAGCGGCGATGCTGGGATGGTGTGTCGCTAGGGCGATACAGCTGTGTTTTCCTCTTCGCTGGATTAATCCTTATTTTCCAATGGCAATGATGATGGGCGTTGGCTGGGTTTATGTGTGGCTTGCAGGAGTCAATCCTCCGGCCATTCGCGTTGGTGTTGCAATGCTGCTTATCTCTGGCTATGGCGTTTGGGGAAAGTTTATCCCGCCCAAGAAATATCTGCTAAATGTGGTCTGTCTTATGGTTGTTTGGGATCCGCTTGTATTGCTGTCTGACAGTTTTTGGCTATCTGTGATGGCAGTTTCCAGCCTTTTGTTTTGGTATTGGCTGGCGCCATTGCCCTCATCGTTACAAATGCAGAAACGATTCTTTTGGTTGAAGCTATTACATCTGCAGTTTGGCATCGCTTTGTGCTTGATGCCCGTACAAATTTATTTGTTTCATGGCATCAGCGGGGGTGCGCTGTGGGCCAATTTTTTTGCCGTGCCCTTGGTCACTTATCTTGTTGTGCCGTTGATTTTAGTGGGTATAGGCTCCTGTTGGTGGAACGACCCGTTAGGTGCATGGCACGCGGCAGGATATCTGCTAGATGTGATGCAATGGGGATTAACAAGTGTGCCTACGCTCTGGACAGATAGTAGCACCGGCGGGCTCTGGATAAGCCTGAGCTTCCTAACCCTGTTTGTTATGAATTTTTCTTTTTCTAAAGCAGGCTTGCCGCTTTGGTGTGTAGTTCAGGCCGTATCTTATCTTTGGATATTTAGTGCTAAAAAGAGTGATGATATTGAGCTGCGTGTTCATATGCTGGATGTGGGGCACGGACTGGCGGTGCTTATCGAACGCCGCGGTAATGCAATTTTGTATGATACGGGTAATAAATGGGACGGCGGAGATATTGCCACCAGTGAAATTATTCCTTACTTAAATTGGCATGGGCTGAATCTGGATGGAATGGTTATTAGCCATAGCGACTCAGACCATAGTGGGGGGCGATATTCTCTTAGTCATGCGTTTCCATTAGCTTGGGTTAGAAGCCCCGATCCTCGCGATTTCTCCTGCCACATTGGCAGTGATTGGGTCTGGCAAGGTGTGCGTTTTACGGTGCTTTGGCCACCACATCAGATTGCTGTCCCGAAAAATAATGATTCTTGTGTCGTCATGGTTGCAGTGGGAGAGCGTAAAATGCTGCTTACTGGAGATATAGAAACGGAAGCTGAAACTCAATTGGTACAGCGCTGGAGAAAGCAGCTTAAGGCCGGTATCTTGCAGGTTCCACATCATGGCAGCAATACCTCGTCGAGTAGCCTACTTCTGCGCACGGTTGAACCAAACGAGGCGATAAGTTCCTCGGCTCGATTTTCTCAGTGGCATTTTCCTTCACCAAAAGTGACCGCGCGTTATCGCGCACAAAATATTCATTGGCATGATACTGCACATGCTGGAGAGGTCATAATGACGGCAAAAGCAGATAATTGGCGAATAAATGAACTAAAAACGCAATTAAATCCACGTTGGTATCACGGTTGGTTTGGCGTAAGGAGCCATAATGAGTAA
- the msbA gene encoding lipid A ABC transporter ATP-binding protein/permease MsbA — translation MLNDKDLSTWQTFRRLWPSISPFKAGLIVASVALVINAGSDAYMLSLLKPLLDDGFGKTGSDILKWMPFVVIGLMIVRGISGFISSYCVSWVAGKVVMNMRRRLFSHMMGMPVSFFDQQSTGTLLSRITYDSEQVASSSSDALITVVREGASIIALFCMMFYYSWQLSLILIVIAPVVSIAIRMVSKRFRNISKNMQNTMGTLTTSAEQMLKGHKEVLIFGGQEVESKRFDKTSNWMRQQNMKMVAASSVSDPVIQLIASFALAFVLYAASIPSVMDTLSAGTITVVFSSMIALMRPLKSLTNVNAKFQRGMAACQTLFAILDLEQEKDTGKLEVKRAKGDVEFRDVTFSYNNKGAPALKNVSFKIPANKTVALVGRSGSGKSTIANLLTRFYDIQEGEILLDGHDLREYTLSSLRNQVGLVSQNVHLFNDTIANNIAYARNEVYTREQIEEAARMAYAMDFIEKMDNGLDTVIGENGVLLSGGQRQRIAIARALLRDSPVLILDEATSALDTESERAIQSALDELQKNRTSLVIAHRLSTIEKADEIIVVEDGYIAERGDHATLLAKNGAYAQLHRLQFGQ, via the coding sequence ATGCTGAATGACAAAGATCTTTCGACCTGGCAAACATTTCGTCGCTTATGGCCATCGATCTCTCCTTTCAAGGCAGGCCTGATTGTTGCGTCAGTTGCCCTCGTAATTAATGCGGGTAGTGATGCCTACATGCTCTCCTTGTTAAAGCCATTATTGGATGATGGTTTTGGCAAGACAGGGTCCGATATTCTGAAATGGATGCCATTCGTCGTTATTGGATTGATGATCGTACGAGGGATTTCTGGTTTCATCTCCAGCTACTGCGTCTCTTGGGTGGCCGGCAAGGTGGTGATGAATATGCGTCGTCGCTTGTTCAGCCATATGATGGGTATGCCGGTTTCCTTCTTTGACCAGCAGTCGACGGGTACGCTCCTATCGCGAATCACCTATGACTCTGAGCAGGTTGCCTCTTCGTCATCCGATGCATTGATTACGGTTGTGCGTGAAGGCGCATCGATTATTGCATTGTTCTGTATGATGTTTTATTACAGCTGGCAGCTATCTCTGATTCTGATTGTTATTGCCCCTGTGGTTTCAATTGCGATTCGTATGGTGTCGAAGCGTTTTCGTAACATCAGCAAGAATATGCAAAACACGATGGGCACATTGACCACTAGCGCCGAACAGATGCTAAAAGGTCATAAAGAAGTACTGATCTTTGGTGGTCAAGAAGTAGAGAGCAAGCGTTTTGACAAAACCAGTAACTGGATGCGTCAGCAGAATATGAAGATGGTCGCTGCGTCTTCTGTTTCAGACCCGGTTATTCAGTTGATTGCCTCCTTTGCCCTTGCTTTCGTGCTGTATGCAGCCAGTATTCCGTCGGTCATGGATACGCTGTCGGCGGGTACTATTACCGTGGTGTTCTCTTCGATGATTGCGTTAATGCGTCCATTGAAGTCCCTGACGAACGTCAACGCTAAATTCCAACGCGGTATGGCAGCATGCCAAACGCTGTTTGCGATTTTGGATCTTGAACAGGAAAAAGATACCGGTAAGCTGGAAGTTAAACGTGCTAAGGGTGATGTCGAGTTTCGTGATGTGACCTTCAGCTACAACAATAAAGGCGCCCCTGCGCTGAAAAACGTGAGCTTTAAAATTCCTGCGAATAAAACCGTGGCCTTAGTGGGGCGCTCAGGTTCCGGCAAATCAACGATTGCGAATCTGTTGACGCGTTTTTATGACATCCAAGAGGGCGAGATCCTGCTGGATGGGCATGACCTACGTGAATATACGCTGAGTTCTCTACGTAATCAGGTAGGTTTGGTCTCGCAAAATGTTCATCTCTTCAACGATACTATTGCGAACAACATCGCCTATGCGCGTAATGAAGTTTATACCCGTGAACAAATTGAAGAAGCGGCTCGCATGGCCTATGCGATGGACTTCATTGAGAAAATGGACAACGGTTTAGACACTGTCATTGGCGAAAACGGCGTATTGCTGTCTGGTGGACAGCGTCAGCGTATCGCTATTGCTCGTGCGTTGCTGCGCGATAGTCCGGTTCTTATTTTGGATGAAGCGACATCAGCGCTAGATACCGAGTCTGAACGTGCGATTCAGTCCGCGCTAGATGAATTACAGAAAAACCGTACTTCGTTGGTTATTGCTCACCGTTTATCAACTATCGAAAAAGCCGATGAAATTATCGTGGTTGAGGATGGCTACATTGCCGAGCGTGGCGATCATGCAACGCTATTGGCGAAGAATGGCGCGTATGCTCAGCTGCATAGGTTGCAATTCGGGCAATGA
- a CDS encoding (2Fe-2S)-binding protein, which yields MSNIKVKVNGKLIDAQVTGQMRLLDFVRDKLSLTATKEGCAVGECGACTVIMDGNAVCSCLVLAEQCDGADITTLEGLRDDPMTQKLQNAFIEHGGVQCGFCTPGVLVSTSALLAKPPSPSDEQLMDALEGNICRCTGYQPIIQSIHAALKS from the coding sequence ATGAGCAATATCAAAGTGAAGGTAAACGGCAAGCTGATTGATGCGCAGGTAACAGGGCAAATGCGCCTGCTCGATTTCGTGCGAGATAAACTGAGCTTAACGGCAACAAAGGAAGGATGTGCCGTTGGTGAGTGCGGCGCTTGTACCGTTATCATGGATGGAAACGCCGTTTGCTCCTGTTTAGTTTTAGCTGAGCAATGCGACGGTGCTGACATTACCACGCTCGAAGGATTACGTGACGATCCTATGACTCAAAAGCTTCAAAATGCATTTATTGAGCATGGCGGCGTGCAGTGTGGCTTCTGTACGCCAGGCGTTCTTGTTAGCACATCGGCATTGCTGGCTAAGCCCCCCAGTCCCAGCGATGAGCAACTCATGGATGCGCTTGAAGGCAACATTTGCCGCTGCACGGGTTATCAACCAATCATTCAGTCGATTCATGCCGCGCTGAAAAGCTAA
- the ihfB gene encoding integration host factor subunit beta encodes MTKSELIERLASQQPHLPAKAVEDAVKEMLEHMATTLADGERIEIRGFGSFSLHYRAPRVGRNPKTGDKVELEGKYVPHFKPGKELRDRANIYA; translated from the coding sequence ATGACCAAGTCCGAACTTATTGAAAGACTTGCTAGCCAGCAACCACATCTGCCTGCGAAGGCGGTTGAGGATGCAGTGAAAGAAATGCTTGAGCATATGGCAACAACGCTTGCTGACGGTGAACGCATTGAGATCCGTGGATTCGGCAGTTTTTCACTTCACTACCGTGCGCCTCGCGTCGGTCGTAATCCTAAAACTGGTGATAAAGTGGAACTGGAAGGTAAATACGTTCCCCATTTTAAACCTGGTAAAGAACTACGTGACCGGGCGAACATCTACGCTTAA
- a CDS encoding winged helix-turn-helix domain-containing protein encodes MAEISLPLSALRNLHLHAQGLDKPRRRKATPLDAIACIRQMSLLQIDTINVVARSPYLVLFSRLGLYSEQWLNEALRNGDIFEYWAHEACFIPKEDYRLVRPQMMSPENLGWKYSPEWHLKHQDDISELLAQIRHNGPVKATDFSAKNKKTSGWWEWKPEKRHLETLFSCGQLMVKERINFHRVYDLPERVMPEWNDDVHGISPALAQQQMIANSARSLGAFKAQWLADYYRLKKIDIKETINNLLDSQEIIAVRELETQEHYYIHHSLAHLLAKAQNNEIKATHTTLLSPFDPVVWDRRRASELFGFDYRLECYTPEAKRTFGYFSLPILQRGALVGRIDAKMHRKEKVLELKSLHQEKGVRFTEKKRAELKAAITLFATWQQATEVKIQHQPDDWRHYWGDGWLLDSVLRQA; translated from the coding sequence ATGGCTGAAATATCCCTACCTTTAAGTGCGCTTAGAAACCTGCATCTTCATGCTCAAGGTTTAGATAAACCGCGCAGAAGAAAAGCAACGCCTCTTGATGCGATCGCGTGCATACGTCAAATGAGTTTGCTACAAATTGATACGATCAACGTTGTCGCTCGTAGTCCCTATCTGGTGTTGTTTTCGCGTCTGGGTTTGTATTCCGAGCAGTGGCTGAATGAGGCTTTACGCAACGGAGATATCTTTGAATATTGGGCGCATGAGGCATGCTTTATCCCAAAAGAGGATTATCGGCTAGTTCGCCCGCAGATGATGTCACCGGAAAATTTGGGATGGAAATATTCCCCAGAGTGGCATTTGAAGCACCAAGATGACATTAGCGAGCTTCTGGCACAGATCCGCCATAACGGACCTGTTAAAGCCACCGATTTTAGCGCGAAGAATAAAAAAACCAGTGGGTGGTGGGAGTGGAAACCCGAGAAACGGCATCTGGAAACGTTGTTTTCCTGTGGTCAACTGATGGTGAAAGAGCGAATTAATTTCCACCGCGTTTACGACTTGCCTGAACGCGTTATGCCAGAGTGGAATGATGATGTACACGGTATTAGCCCTGCGCTTGCTCAGCAACAAATGATAGCCAATAGCGCACGCAGCTTAGGTGCATTTAAAGCGCAATGGCTAGCCGATTATTATCGACTGAAGAAAATTGATATTAAAGAGACGATAAATAATCTGTTGGACAGCCAAGAGATAATCGCAGTGCGTGAACTGGAAACCCAAGAGCACTACTACATTCATCACAGCCTGGCGCATTTATTAGCAAAAGCACAAAACAACGAAATAAAGGCGACGCATACCACGTTGCTTTCTCCTTTTGATCCTGTTGTTTGGGATCGAAGGCGTGCATCTGAATTATTTGGTTTTGATTACCGCTTAGAATGTTATACCCCTGAAGCTAAAAGAACCTTTGGCTATTTTTCGCTACCGATACTTCAGCGTGGCGCTTTAGTTGGCCGGATCGATGCCAAAATGCATCGTAAAGAAAAGGTGCTGGAGCTTAAATCACTCCATCAAGAAAAAGGGGTACGGTTTACGGAGAAAAAGAGGGCGGAGCTGAAAGCTGCTATTACTCTTTTTGCGACTTGGCAGCAGGCGACCGAAGTTAAAATCCAGCATCAGCCAGATGATTGGCGCCATTATTGGGGGGATGGCTGGTTGTTGGATAGTGTATTAAGGCAGGCCTAA